The Patescibacteria group bacterium genomic sequence TCGGGATTGATTTATCTAAACAAGCAATTGAATCTAGCCAAAAGCAACTTAATAATATAGGAATTTTTGACAGGGCTGTTTTGGTAAATGATAATTTTGCAAATTTAAAAAAAATTGTTCAATCTAAAAAAATTAAACCAATACATGGCATTTTATTAGACCTCGGACTTTCAACAAACTTGATAGAAGAGAGTAATAAGGGATTTAGTTTTATGAGAGAGGAATTACTTGACATGAGATATGGTAAAACACAATCAGGTCTCACGGCCATGAAAATACTTAATGGTTATTCAGAGCAAGACCTAGCAGATATTTTTTATGAATATGGAGGAGAAAGAAATTCTAGAAAAATAGCCAGGAATATTATTGAAAAAAGAAAAATTAAAAAAATAAAAACAACTGCAGAATTAAGAGATATTGTTATAAATTCTTTTAAACAAGGATTTCATGTTAAGTCGTTGGCAAGGGTTTTTCAAGCGTTAAGAATCGAAGTAAACAATGAATTAAATAATTTAAAACAGGTATTAGAACAGAGCATTGATGTATTGGAGCTAGGCGGAAGAATTGTCGTGATTAGTTATCATTCTTTGGAAGACAGGATTGTTAAGAGATTTTTTAAAACACAAGAGCAAATTAAAATTTTGACTAAAAGACCAATAACCCCAAGCAAGCAAGAGATTGAATTAAATAAGAGGTCAAGAAGTGCTAAGCTTAGGGCTGGAGAAAAAAAATAATAATATGGCACAAACAAAAACAACAATAATCAATTTTACTTTATTAAATTGTATTTTTATTATTTTATTTTTAGCTTTAACAGGAGCTTTATTGTATCAATCAAATTCAATGGTTTATTATGGGTTGGAGATTGATAAAAATAATGATATGCTTCAAGACCTTTTGATTCAAAATGAATATTTAACAAAAAAAATAGTTAGTTTTAATTCAATGGAGAATATTTCCTATGTTTCCAAAAATTTAGACATGGTTAAGGTCGAAAAATTTGATTATATTGCTTTAAATCAAGAAGTATTTGCTCAAAAATAAACCAATATGAAAAACATGACAGGGCGCTTAAAAATAACTATTGTTTTAGTTATTTTTCTTTTTGGCTTCGTGATAATTGCTCGACTTTTTGAGTTACAAATTTTAAAAAAGGATCATTTAAGGGGCTATTCGCTTCATAGAGATGATTCTTTAGTTAAATTAATCCCAGCTAGAAGAGGGGAAATAATTATAAAAGAAGACAAGGAAGAATATAGATTAGCAGTTAATTCTAGAAAATATAATTTAATTGTTTCTCCAAGACAAATAGATAAAGAAAGTTTAGACAATTGGATAATGCAAATAAGTCCTTATTTAGACATAGAATATGAATTAAATGATAAAGATGTTGAATTGATTGAGGAGAATAAAACCACTGCAGATTTGAAATTTTTATTTTCTCGTCTTTCTTCTAAAACAGATTCTTATGAATTATTAAAAAAAGAAGTAGAAGTAGAGGAGGTTCAGCAAATAAAAAAGCTTGGATTAGCTGGCATAAGCTTTGAGCCACTAGAGAGAAGATTTTATCCTGAAAAAAATATTTTTTCTCATTTAATTGGTTTTTTAAGTAAAAATCAAGATTGTTTTGAAGAGCAAAATTGCCCTAATGCAAAAGGTCAATATGGAATAGAAGAATTTTTTGACAAAACACTGGCTGGAGAAAATGGCGAGTATAAGTCAGATGTTGATGCTCTGGGTAATATTATTCCTTCTCAAAGATATATTATTAAGCCAGCTAAAGATGGGGCAGACATTATAATTACAATTGATCGCTCCATACAGTTTTTTGTATGCAATACCCTGGTTGAGGCTGTTAATGAATATGAGGCTGAATCAGGGTCAATTTTGGTAGCCGATCCAAAGACAGGTGCAATCTTAGCCATGTGTAACTATCCTTTTTTTGATTCTAATAAGTTTTTTGAGGAAGACATTTCTCTATTTAAAAATAATGCAATTTCTTCTGCATTTGAACCAGGGTCTGTTTTTAAGGTAATCACAATGGCTATGGGAATTGATTTAGGATTAGTTAAACCAGAATCAACATATAATGATAAGGGATATATTGAGATAGAGGATTATATTATAAAAAACGTTGATGAAAAAAGTTTTGGGATTACCACCATGAACAATGTCTTGGAACAATCTATAAATACAGGGGCAGTTTTTGTGGCTGATTTAATTGGAATAAATAATTTTAGAAATTATACAAAAAAGTTTGGGCTGGGCAGTTTAACAGGCATAGGATTGGCAGGGGAAGCAAAGGCAAACATAGATAATTTAACTAAAAAATCAAAAACATATCTAGCCACAGCATCTTATGGGCATGGTATATCAGTTACCCCCATTCAAATGCTTAATGCAATTTCAGTAATTGCTAATTCAGGAAAATTAATGAAGCCATATATAGTTAAGTCAATTATAAGCCCTGACAAAGAAAAAATTATTTATAGTCCTGAATTTATTAGACAGGTTATTTCCCCATATACTGCTGCGACAATAACTTCAATGATGGTTTCTGTGCTTGAAAACGGGTATGGTAGAAGGGCAAAAGTTAAAGGATATCAAGTATCTGGCAAAACAGGAACAGCTATTATTCCTAAAAAAGGAGGAGGATATTTGGAAGAAGGCGTGATTCATTCTTTTGTTGGGTTTGCTCCTGCTTTTAATCCCAAGTTTGTTGCTTTAGTTAAGTTGGATAAACCCAAGCAACATCGTTTTGCAGATTTAACTTCTGCTCCTTGTTTTGGAAAAATTGCAGAATTTATTTTAAATTATTATAATGTACCATTAGATAAAGAAAATTAATTATGTTTTTAAGTATCATAGAAAATTTTTTAGCAATACTTGCTAAAAAAACAATTAAAAAATATAAACCAGTAATTATTGGAATTACTGGCAGTGTTGGCAAGTCCAGCACAAAAGAAGCTGTTTATACTATTTTAAGCAATCATATTTTTTGTAGAAAAAATATTAAAAATTATAACAATGAAATAGGCCTACCATTAACTATTATTGGATATGATTCGCCCGGGAAAAATGTTTTTGGATGGTTAAAAATATTTTTATTATCTTCCTTTAATCTTTTTTTTACAAAAAAGGATTACCCAAAAGTGTTAATACTTGAAATGGCGGCTGACAGGATTGGAGATATTGCTTATTTAAGAGATATTGCTCTTCCTAGTAGGGGAATAATAACAGCTATCAGCCCAGCTCATAGTGAATTTTTAGGAGGGCTTGATAATATTGCTAGAGAAAAACAAGCCATTATTAAAAAATTATCAAGTAATGATTGGGCAATTTTAAATGCTGATGATGAAAGAATTATTCCAATGAAACAGATTACTAGGGCAAAAATAATAACTTTTGGCAATTCAATTGATGCGGATGTTAGAGTTATTTATTCATCAATGGAACAGGAAATAAAAGACAACCAGGTTAAAATAAAAGGAATAAAAATTCAGGTTAAATATAAAGATGATATTATTTCATTGTTTTTGCCCGGGATGGTTTCTTTATCAAGTATTTATTCTGTGTTAGCAGCTATTTCGATTGGAATAACATTTAATATTAAGACTAAAGACATGGTTAATTCGTTTAAGAGGTATAAACCATTAAAAGGAAGAATGAATCCGCTTAAAGGCATAAACAAGACATTAATAATTGATGATACTTATAATTCTTCTCCTAGAGCAGCTATGTCTGCTTTAAATACATTTGCCAAGATAAATACATCTTCTCAAGCTAAAAAATGGGTTATTATGGGAGACATGAAAGAACTTGGAGTATTGTCTGAAAAATCTCATTACGAAGTTGGACAGCTGGTGGCAGGAATGAATTTTGATTATTTAATTACAGTTGGAGAAGAATCTAGAGCATTAGCACAAGGAGCTGAAGAATCAGGTATGAATGATAATAATATATTTAGCTTTCATGATTATCGCAAGGTTATTGATTTTTTAAAGCAAAGATTGAAAACAGGAGATATTATTTTAATAAAGGGCTCTCAGGCGTCAAGAATGGAGCAGATTGTTAAGGAAATAATAATGGATTCAGGCAAGGCAAAAGATTTACTAGTAAGGCAAAATCCTACTTGGTTATAATGTTTATCTTGAGCACGAATCTTCCTAAGAATCACTTAGAGGCCTTGCCCCTAAGTAGAATAGAAATTAATAATCAGTAATCAATAATCAATAATCAACAATCTCAATTAGAATCACTTAGGGGCCTTGCCCCTAAGTAGAATAGAAATTAATAATCAGTAATCAATAATCAGTAATCAATAATCAATAATCAATAATCTCAATTAGAATCACTTAGGGGCCTTGCCCCTAAGTAAATATTGAGCACGAATCTTCCTAAGAATCACTTAGGGGCCTTGCCCCTAAGTAGAATAAGCAGAGTAAGTAGAGTAAGTAGATTGTTTTCATGTAGATGGGATTAGAGGGATTTGATCATATAGGTGTTTTTGAGTCTATATCCTAGTTTGCGGTAATATTCTCTAGTGCCAATGCCGGCTATTATTGACATCTTTTTACAACCTCTTTGTTTAGCGATTTTAGTTGCTGCTAATATTAATTTTTTTCCTAATCCTAGATGCTGAGTTGCTTTATGCGGCTGTTTACTTGAATCAATTTCAATTAATTGTCCATATGTATGCAATTCTCTTATTAGGGCTGTTGAGCTGTTGGTTGGCAATCTTAATCTAATAAAAGCAGCTAATTTATCTTGTTTAGTGTCATTAAAAGATAACCATATTTCTTGTCCATCAGAGGCAGTATATTCTTTGTTTAATAATTTCAAGTTTTTAATTGTTATTTGTTTGTCTTTTATCTCTCTGCATCTAATGCATTTACATTTTAGTTTCATGTCTTTCATTTTTTCTTGAATTATCTCTCTTAAATTTGAAGTCTTGCTACCTGCTTCAATTTGCCAAGCAGGAATATCGCGAATTAATCGATTAATTCTAACATATCTAGGAGTGATTGATTTTATTTTAATAATTAAGTCAATTAATTGTTCGTCAGTATATGGTTTATAATTATTGTTTTTCCAAATATCAAACAATTTAGATCCTTTAGTAATTACACAAGGATATATTTTAAGCATGTCTGGCTGAAACACAGGATTAGTAAAAATTTGTTTAAACATGGCTAGATCTTTTTTAATTGAAGACCCTAATAATCCAGGCATCATATGATAACATATTTTAAAGCCGCTATTTTTTAATAATTTAGTTGCCTTAATTATTTCTTTTGTTTTATGTCCTCGATTATTTTTTTCTAAAATATCATCATAAACAGATTGAACCCCGATTTCTACTCTTGTGCAACCAAGTTTTCTCATTCTCTTGATTTCTGTCTTGTTAATATAATCAGGCCTTGTTTCTAGTGTTAATCCAATAATACGATGTTTGGCTGTTTCATTTTTTTTCTGAGCAGATAGCAAAGTTTTACTTTTTGCTTGATTGGCTGCGTCAAAACATTTTTTGATAAACCAAATTTGATATTGTTTAGGCAAGTAACTCCAAGTACCCCCAATTACAATTAATTCAATTTTATCAACAGGGTGACCGGTTTGTTTTAATGATTTTATTCTCGTCACCACTTGTTTATATGGATCAAAATCAAGTAATTTTGCTCTTTCAACAGCTGGTTCGCCTGATAGATAGCTTTTTGGAATACCAGCTTCAGTTGGGCAATAAATACAATCTCCAGGACATGGCCATTGTTTAGTTAGGACAGCCACGACAGCTACACCAGAAAGAGATCGGACAGGTCTTTTTTTTAATTGATTTTCAAAAAATGGAATTATATTTATTTTGTTTGTTGCTCGGGTTTGTTTGTATGCACTTAAAATATCAATGTTGCTAATCATGTTGATATTTAATTTTTTTGAAATTTTTCTTTTCCATTTTAAAAAATCATCAAAATTATTAATTTTGCTTGATTTAATTTCCTGGGTTAATTTATAATTATTTATTTTATTTGCCATTGATTTTAATATTAGCATTTTTTTAAGAATTTGTCTTTTTTATTTTTAAAAAAAATGTTAGAATATAATATAATGAAACAAATAAAAGTTAGGCAGATTTTAGATAAAAGTAAACAAGCCTGGGAAGAAATAGCTGACGAATTTTCCAAATCAAGGGAAAATCTTTGGCCTGAATTATCTCCCTTAACAAAGTATGTGAAAGATAATAATTCTG encodes the following:
- the rsmH gene encoding 16S rRNA (cytosine(1402)-N(4))-methyltransferase RsmH yields the protein MHIPVLLNEAIHYLNPKPGQNFIDCTIGQLGHSIKILNKTKPSGKILGIDLSKQAIESSQKQLNNIGIFDRAVLVNDNFANLKKIVQSKKIKPIHGILLDLGLSTNLIEESNKGFSFMREELLDMRYGKTQSGLTAMKILNGYSEQDLADIFYEYGGERNSRKIARNIIEKRKIKKIKTTAELRDIVINSFKQGFHVKSLARVFQALRIEVNNELNNLKQVLEQSIDVLELGGRIVVISYHSLEDRIVKRFFKTQEQIKILTKRPITPSKQEIELNKRSRSAKLRAGEKK
- a CDS encoding tRNA uridine(34) 5-carboxymethylaminomethyl modification radical SAM/GNAT enzyme Elp3, with the protein product MLILKSMANKINNYKLTQEIKSSKINNFDDFLKWKRKISKKLNINMISNIDILSAYKQTRATNKINIIPFFENQLKKRPVRSLSGVAVVAVLTKQWPCPGDCIYCPTEAGIPKSYLSGEPAVERAKLLDFDPYKQVVTRIKSLKQTGHPVDKIELIVIGGTWSYLPKQYQIWFIKKCFDAANQAKSKTLLSAQKKNETAKHRIIGLTLETRPDYINKTEIKRMRKLGCTRVEIGVQSVYDDILEKNNRGHKTKEIIKATKLLKNSGFKICYHMMPGLLGSSIKKDLAMFKQIFTNPVFQPDMLKIYPCVITKGSKLFDIWKNNNYKPYTDEQLIDLIIKIKSITPRYVRINRLIRDIPAWQIEAGSKTSNLREIIQEKMKDMKLKCKCIRCREIKDKQITIKNLKLLNKEYTASDGQEIWLSFNDTKQDKLAAFIRLRLPTNSSTALIRELHTYGQLIEIDSSKQPHKATQHLGLGKKLILAATKIAKQRGCKKMSIIAGIGTREYYRKLGYRLKNTYMIKSL
- a CDS encoding penicillin-binding protein 2; protein product: MKNMTGRLKITIVLVIFLFGFVIIARLFELQILKKDHLRGYSLHRDDSLVKLIPARRGEIIIKEDKEEYRLAVNSRKYNLIVSPRQIDKESLDNWIMQISPYLDIEYELNDKDVELIEENKTTADLKFLFSRLSSKTDSYELLKKEVEVEEVQQIKKLGLAGISFEPLERRFYPEKNIFSHLIGFLSKNQDCFEEQNCPNAKGQYGIEEFFDKTLAGENGEYKSDVDALGNIIPSQRYIIKPAKDGADIIITIDRSIQFFVCNTLVEAVNEYEAESGSILVADPKTGAILAMCNYPFFDSNKFFEEDISLFKNNAISSAFEPGSVFKVITMAMGIDLGLVKPESTYNDKGYIEIEDYIIKNVDEKSFGITTMNNVLEQSINTGAVFVADLIGINNFRNYTKKFGLGSLTGIGLAGEAKANIDNLTKKSKTYLATASYGHGISVTPIQMLNAISVIANSGKLMKPYIVKSIISPDKEKIIYSPEFIRQVISPYTAATITSMMVSVLENGYGRRAKVKGYQVSGKTGTAIIPKKGGGYLEEGVIHSFVGFAPAFNPKFVALVKLDKPKQHRFADLTSAPCFGKIAEFILNYYNVPLDKEN